A single genomic interval of Aureliella helgolandensis harbors:
- a CDS encoding Dabb family protein, with translation MTAKTFAIEHTVTFRLLHSQGSPEEADFLNAASELTAIPGVQHFQIRRQSSSKNPHTFGISMQFETHREYLAYCEHPAHVDFVQQRWLTEVAEFQEADFEPLTTLKQ, from the coding sequence ATGACCGCGAAAACGTTCGCTATTGAACACACGGTAACATTCCGGCTGCTTCACTCGCAGGGCTCGCCGGAAGAAGCGGACTTTCTGAACGCGGCGTCGGAACTCACCGCCATTCCCGGCGTGCAGCACTTTCAAATCCGTCGGCAGTCGAGTTCAAAGAATCCACACACCTTCGGCATTTCGATGCAATTCGAGACGCACCGCGAATACCTTGCCTACTGCGAGCACCCTGCTCACGTGGATTTCGTCCAGCAGCGATGGCTGACTGAGGTAGCCGAGTTTCAGGAAGCCGATTTCGAGCCGCTAACAACCCTCAAGCAGTAG
- a CDS encoding tripartite tricarboxylate transporter permease: protein MNEEFFQALTEVFGRWDVWLIVIASAVYGIFVGAIPGLTATMAVALFVPIAYWMDPVAALAAIVTMVACAIFSGDLPTVLLRIPGTPASAAYADDAYAFSKRGESERVLGLALLCSAFGGIVGAVVMMLVGQQLARVASWFSVTEYFWLYLIGLTCAILVAHGPKSKALLSLLLGLFLSTIGLSAAHMEPRFTFGIPSLYQGISFIPAMIGLFGLSEVLLILSQGDARSLSSSDQSLPPQRRWAATIASAFHEFGDRFRHHKAGTARSSFLGILVGMLPGAGADIASWVSFAASRRAASSEDSMETETLHSIGDATTANNAALAGSWIPALVFGIPGDSITAIVIGVLMMKNVTPGPQIFNEQSSLVFSIYLIFLMANLVLIPVGFLAIRLSGKILSIPKAILFPLIIVFCITGSFALNGSSFDVITMLVMGLIGLLLTRRGFPLGPVVLGIILGGPLEERFVQSLTASEGSPMGLVSRPLSIALALVLVGLVVAIWQSSQRERQRNSEAGRPSAR from the coding sequence ATGAACGAAGAGTTTTTCCAAGCCTTGACCGAAGTTTTCGGACGCTGGGATGTCTGGCTGATCGTCATCGCGTCGGCGGTCTACGGCATCTTCGTCGGCGCGATTCCGGGCCTCACCGCAACGATGGCGGTGGCCCTGTTTGTTCCTATCGCCTATTGGATGGATCCGGTCGCGGCGTTGGCAGCCATTGTCACCATGGTGGCGTGCGCAATTTTTTCCGGCGACCTGCCCACGGTTCTTCTCCGCATCCCGGGTACGCCGGCATCGGCGGCCTATGCGGACGACGCGTATGCGTTTTCCAAGCGGGGAGAAAGCGAGCGCGTCCTCGGGCTGGCCCTCCTCTGTAGCGCATTCGGAGGTATCGTGGGGGCTGTCGTTATGATGCTGGTGGGCCAACAGCTCGCGCGGGTTGCCAGTTGGTTCTCCGTCACCGAGTATTTTTGGCTTTACCTGATCGGTCTGACCTGTGCCATTCTGGTCGCCCACGGCCCGAAAAGCAAAGCTCTGTTGAGCCTGCTGTTAGGGCTGTTTTTGTCGACCATCGGTCTCAGTGCGGCGCACATGGAGCCCCGTTTCACTTTCGGCATTCCCTCACTCTATCAGGGCATCTCTTTCATTCCCGCAATGATCGGTTTGTTTGGTCTTTCGGAAGTGTTGCTCATCTTATCCCAAGGCGACGCGCGCAGTCTGTCTTCATCCGATCAGTCGTTGCCGCCGCAGCGGCGATGGGCTGCGACGATCGCGTCCGCATTTCATGAGTTCGGCGATCGGTTCCGCCACCATAAGGCCGGCACTGCGCGGTCCAGCTTCCTCGGCATTCTCGTCGGCATGCTGCCCGGCGCTGGCGCCGATATCGCCTCGTGGGTGTCATTCGCCGCTTCGAGAAGAGCAGCGTCCAGCGAAGATTCCATGGAGACGGAGACCCTCCACAGCATCGGTGACGCGACCACGGCAAACAATGCCGCGTTGGCGGGGAGCTGGATCCCAGCGCTCGTGTTCGGCATTCCAGGGGACTCCATTACAGCCATCGTGATCGGGGTGCTGATGATGAAAAACGTGACCCCCGGTCCTCAAATCTTTAACGAGCAAAGCTCTCTAGTCTTCTCCATCTACCTGATCTTCTTGATGGCTAATCTGGTACTGATTCCCGTCGGCTTTCTCGCGATTCGGTTAAGCGGCAAGATCTTAAGCATCCCCAAAGCGATTCTCTTCCCGCTGATCATTGTCTTTTGCATCACGGGCTCGTTTGCGCTCAACGGAAGTTCTTTCGATGTCATCACGATGCTAGTGATGGGATTGATCGGCTTGCTCCTGACCCGTCGAGGTTTCCCGCTCGGTCCCGTTGTTCTCGGGATTATTCTGGGAGGTCCCCTTGAAGAGCGATTCGTACAATCGCTTACCGCGTCCGAAGGCAGCCCAATGGGACTCGTCAGTCGACCGCTTTCAATTGCGCTAGCTCTTGTTTTGGTTGGACTTGTGGTTGCGATCTGGCAATCCTCCCAGCGAGAGCGTCAACGCAACTCGGAAGCTGGCCGCCCCTCAGCCAGATGA
- a CDS encoding tripartite tricarboxylate transporter substrate-binding protein, with protein MTTSAGFDRCLIASGFRVFWIATLVCWVTGCNTGSQFPARPVTLICPWSAGGGTDRLARQVAVLLEAELGVPVNVVNATGGGGVTGHTRGALARPDGYTLTIGTVELNMLHHRGLSAVGPTDFEPLGLLNQDSAAIFVRSDSTWTSPADLEQSIAATQRPLKASGTAAGGIWHVAMIGWLARQELPTDKVTWISINGAAPSLQELMAGGIDLVSCSVPEAKALLEAGEIRCLGVMSPQRLPASPEILTFAEQGIDWSLGSWRGLLYPHGVPPDRLKTMQAAVRTVSRSDEFARFMQQSGFHMSLAEPHAFTAFLDTTDRRFGKTLSTPVFAEAGKAVVGAWFFPSLLGGLALLVITLGFQSLGEADSGGTVRNGPIIGVVAGVLAFVGLSPVVGYVIATGMLLGGLMLAFQASWRTAAVVTLAAPLLLFQIFSRFLGVPLPWGWLGW; from the coding sequence ATGACCACGAGTGCAGGATTCGATAGATGCCTGATCGCCTCTGGCTTCAGGGTTTTCTGGATCGCGACGTTGGTCTGTTGGGTGACGGGATGCAATACCGGCTCGCAGTTTCCTGCGCGGCCGGTCACCTTGATCTGTCCCTGGTCCGCAGGTGGCGGAACCGACCGGTTGGCGCGACAGGTGGCCGTTTTGTTGGAAGCGGAACTCGGTGTACCAGTCAATGTGGTCAATGCGACCGGCGGGGGCGGCGTGACCGGCCATACGCGTGGGGCGCTGGCGCGTCCGGATGGCTACACCCTCACCATCGGCACCGTCGAACTGAATATGCTCCATCACCGCGGGCTCAGTGCGGTTGGGCCGACCGATTTCGAGCCCCTTGGATTACTGAACCAGGACAGCGCCGCAATTTTCGTACGGTCCGATTCGACTTGGACTTCCCCGGCCGATCTAGAGCAGTCGATCGCGGCGACGCAGCGTCCACTCAAGGCGTCGGGTACAGCGGCGGGAGGCATTTGGCATGTCGCCATGATTGGCTGGTTGGCGCGGCAGGAGTTGCCGACTGATAAGGTCACCTGGATCTCGATCAATGGCGCGGCACCGTCACTTCAGGAACTGATGGCGGGAGGGATCGACTTGGTATCCTGCTCGGTTCCTGAAGCGAAGGCGCTGCTGGAAGCCGGGGAAATTCGCTGCCTCGGGGTGATGTCACCGCAGCGTTTGCCAGCGTCGCCGGAGATATTAACATTCGCGGAACAGGGAATCGACTGGAGTTTGGGAAGCTGGCGCGGCTTGTTGTATCCCCATGGGGTGCCCCCTGATCGCCTGAAAACGATGCAGGCCGCTGTTAGAACAGTATCGCGCAGCGATGAGTTCGCGCGCTTCATGCAACAGTCCGGTTTTCATATGAGCCTCGCAGAGCCCCATGCCTTCACCGCATTCCTGGACACGACAGATCGTCGATTCGGTAAGACGCTCAGCACGCCCGTATTTGCCGAAGCAGGTAAGGCGGTTGTCGGAGCATGGTTTTTCCCAAGCTTGTTAGGCGGACTGGCGCTATTGGTTATCACGTTAGGATTCCAAAGTCTTGGGGAAGCGGATTCAGGTGGGACCGTGAGGAATGGTCCGATCATTGGGGTGGTGGCCGGAGTGCTGGCCTTTGTGGGGCTCAGTCCGGTGGTGGGTTACGTAATCGCCACAGGCATGCTGCTGGGCGGTTTGATGCTCGCGTTTCAGGCGTCCTGGCGGACAGCCGCCGTAGTGACGCTGGCAGCCCCGCTGTTGCTATTCCAGATTTTCTCCCGGTTCCTCGGTGTTCCTCTGCCCTGGGGATGGCTCGGCTGGTGA